The following are from one region of the Candidatus Hydrogenedentota bacterium genome:
- a CDS encoding RNA methyltransferase — protein sequence MTKRTSHSLEPHYRMLSKERLEPRPRYPVHIVLENIRSAFNVGSIFRTSDAGAVEHIHLCGYTCHPPNLKLAKTALGAFDYVPWTHHEDPLHAVKRLRKASIPIVAIETADDAHPLGVYEWPRPVAAVFGNEVKGITPELLSQCDEIVRIPMLGYKNTINVATAFGIVLYDILGKWGVLRTPGATAAPNSRPPALFPGEDP from the coding sequence ATGACCAAACGCACATCACACTCGTTGGAACCGCACTACCGGATGCTCTCGAAGGAGCGCCTCGAGCCGCGCCCGCGGTATCCCGTGCATATTGTCCTCGAAAACATCCGGAGCGCCTTCAACGTCGGTTCGATCTTCCGGACCTCCGACGCGGGAGCGGTCGAGCACATCCATTTGTGCGGATATACATGCCATCCCCCCAATTTGAAATTGGCTAAGACCGCGCTGGGCGCCTTCGACTATGTTCCTTGGACCCACCACGAGGACCCGCTGCATGCGGTCAAGCGGCTGCGAAAAGCGAGCATTCCCATCGTCGCCATCGAGACCGCTGACGATGCCCACCCGCTGGGCGTCTACGAATGGCCCCGGCCCGTGGCCGCCGTCTTCGGCAATGAGGTCAAAGGCATTACGCCGGAACTCTTGAGCCAGTGCGATGAAATCGTGCGCATTCCCATGCTCGGCTACAAGAACACCATTAACGTGGCCACCGCGTTCGGGATCGTGCTTTACGACATCCTGGGCAAATGGGGCGTGCTGCGCACTCCCGGGGCTACCGCTGCGCCCAATAGTCGACCACCAGCACTTTTTCCAGGTGAGGATCCATAA
- a CDS encoding Dabb family protein, which produces MRHVVLFKWKDGTPPAAVNEIEQAFIALPEQVPQICALEWGTDMSVENLSQGFTHCFLVSFKSEDDRAAYLPHPAHKKFVELMDPHLEKVLVVDYWAQR; this is translated from the coding sequence CTGCGCCACGTGGTATTGTTCAAATGGAAGGACGGCACGCCGCCCGCGGCCGTCAACGAAATCGAGCAGGCCTTTATCGCGTTGCCTGAACAGGTTCCCCAGATTTGCGCGCTCGAGTGGGGCACGGACATGAGCGTCGAGAACCTGTCGCAGGGGTTTACACACTGCTTCCTGGTGTCGTTCAAGAGCGAGGACGACCGCGCCGCGTACCTGCCGCACCCCGCGCACAAGAAATTCGTGGAGCTTATGGATCCTCACCTGGAAAAAGTGCTGGTGGTCGACTATTGGGCGCAGCGGTAG
- a CDS encoding ROK family protein — protein MATFGGIEAGGTKFVCAMGSGPRDLREEERFPTTTPEETIGRCIDYFKKHHKRNPITAVGISSFGPVDPNPGSPTWGYITSTPKPGWGQTPFAGRVAEALGVPVGFDTDVNGAALGENRWGAAQELDTFIYLTIGTGIGGGGLIGGNLMHGLIHPEMGHVRLPRDTQQDPFEGVCPYHGDCLEGLASGPAIEKRWGTRGEELPDAHPAWILEAHYLALALTGFICTLSPQRIILGGGVMERRSIFPRIRAKVLELLNGYVQSSAILEHIGEYIVPPGLGNKSGVLGAIALAQDAARTKG, from the coding sequence ATGGCCACGTTTGGAGGTATTGAGGCAGGAGGTACCAAGTTTGTCTGCGCGATGGGGTCGGGTCCCAGGGATCTGCGGGAAGAAGAGCGGTTCCCCACCACAACGCCGGAAGAGACGATCGGCCGCTGCATTGATTACTTCAAGAAGCATCACAAACGGAACCCGATCACGGCGGTGGGCATCAGTTCGTTCGGCCCGGTCGATCCCAATCCCGGCTCGCCAACCTGGGGTTATATTACCTCGACACCGAAACCGGGCTGGGGCCAAACACCATTCGCGGGACGGGTCGCGGAAGCGCTCGGGGTTCCGGTGGGTTTCGATACCGACGTCAACGGCGCCGCCCTCGGCGAGAACCGCTGGGGCGCCGCTCAAGAACTTGACACCTTTATCTACCTTACCATCGGCACGGGAATAGGCGGAGGCGGTCTTATCGGCGGGAATCTCATGCACGGACTCATCCATCCCGAAATGGGCCATGTGCGCCTTCCGCGCGACACACAACAGGATCCCTTCGAAGGCGTATGCCCCTACCACGGCGATTGCCTCGAGGGGCTTGCATCAGGCCCAGCCATCGAAAAGCGGTGGGGAACGCGCGGCGAGGAACTGCCCGATGCCCATCCTGCATGGATCCTGGAAGCGCACTATCTCGCCCTCGCCCTCACGGGATTCATCTGCACGCTTTCCCCGCAGCGCATCATTCTCGGCGGCGGAGTCATGGAACGGCGGTCCATCTTCCCGCGAATCCGCGCCAAGGTGTTGGAGCTTCTGAACGGATACGTGCAGTCCTCGGCGATACTCGAGCATATTGGCGAATACATCGTGCCTCCGGGCCTTGGCAACAAGTCGGGCGTGCTGGGAGCCATCGCACTGGCGCAGGACGCCGCACGCACAAAAGGTTAG
- the queA gene encoding tRNA preQ1(34) S-adenosylmethionine ribosyltransferase-isomerase QueA — protein MKTSELDYQLPEELIAQHPCEQRDESRLLVLNRAEHSMTEDVFRSLPRYLRRGDCLVLNDTRVIRARLHGRKPTGGQVEVFLLHAVAPGEWDALVRPSSKVKPGTVVRIAPGVEATVGGRLPGGRRHVSFAQDDVLELLEKAGEVPLPPYIHRDKPDASDLTRYQTIYANVPGAVAAPTAGLHFTDEVFRGLDDAGVVRAFLTLHVGYGTFRPIQTDSLEAHVLEPEEFILNEETASGLNDARATGGRIAAVGTTVARVLETQYRQGVFQPGAGETNRYIYPPYAFQAVDVLQTNFHLPRSSLLALVCAFGGTDFILEAYRFAVKKRFRFYSYGDAMLIL, from the coding sequence ATGAAGACGTCGGAACTCGACTACCAGCTCCCCGAGGAACTCATTGCGCAGCATCCGTGCGAACAGCGCGATGAGTCCCGTTTGCTGGTGCTCAATCGCGCCGAGCATTCCATGACCGAGGACGTTTTTCGCAGTCTCCCCCGCTACTTGCGCCGCGGAGACTGCCTTGTGCTGAACGATACCCGCGTCATCCGGGCCCGCCTGCACGGGCGCAAACCTACGGGCGGCCAGGTCGAGGTCTTTCTGCTTCACGCGGTAGCGCCGGGCGAGTGGGATGCCCTCGTGCGGCCATCCTCCAAGGTCAAGCCCGGCACCGTGGTACGCATCGCCCCCGGCGTGGAGGCAACCGTCGGCGGACGGCTTCCGGGCGGGCGCCGGCACGTCTCGTTCGCCCAGGACGACGTGCTCGAGCTCCTTGAAAAGGCCGGCGAAGTCCCCCTGCCGCCCTATATCCACCGCGACAAGCCTGACGCATCAGATCTCACGCGATACCAGACCATCTACGCAAACGTCCCGGGCGCGGTGGCGGCTCCCACGGCCGGATTGCACTTCACCGACGAAGTATTTCGCGGACTGGACGACGCCGGCGTCGTCCGCGCGTTTCTCACGCTCCACGTGGGATACGGCACGTTTCGGCCGATTCAAACGGACAGCCTGGAGGCCCACGTTCTCGAACCGGAGGAATTCATCCTCAATGAAGAAACCGCGAGCGGCCTAAATGATGCCCGGGCAACAGGTGGCCGGATCGCAGCCGTGGGCACGACGGTCGCGCGCGTACTCGAAACACAATACAGGCAAGGGGTGTTTCAACCCGGCGCCGGCGAGACCAACCGCTACATCTACCCCCCGTACGCGTTTCAGGCTGTGGACGTGCTGCAGACCAATTTTCACCTGCCCCGGTCGAGCCTCCTTGCCTTGGTCTGCGCCTTCGGCGGCACGGATTTTATCCTCGAGGCGTACCGCTTCGCCGTGAAGAAGCGTTTCCGATTCTATTCCTACGGCGACGCAATGCTGATCCTCTGA